Within the Molothrus aeneus isolate 106 chromosome 1, BPBGC_Maene_1.0, whole genome shotgun sequence genome, the region GGCTTTGGAACGAAGGCTGTTAATCATTTTGgatgtgcttttttctttccattttgagTAGTGTTCTCTTTCTGTAAagcaggagaagaagaagaattcCTCTTCTCCTGGAGAGCTTTTCATTAATTCCCACCTTTTACATTCACCAAGTTACCTGTGGAGTGTGTCCCAAATTCTGGGAATTGTGTTTTGTTCAAGTTGCTGTTATTTAAGGATAAAAATCCATGAGTGGAAATATCCTGGATTATGTCAGCTCTGCTGATTtgctgtgggaaggggaggaaTGGAAATGTGGCAGCTCTTTTTTGCCTGCACATCCCATATTTGGGGAAAGGTGGATTTATCCAAACCCCCTTATCCCCATTATTTCAGAGCTGTTGTGCTTGAAATTAGAAGGATTTTGATCAAAACATTGACACTTAAAATAATGGCACCAAAGTTGTAGCAAGACGGAAAACTCTGAAATGCTGATTCCCTGAATTTCCAGTATTTTTACCtgtatatttattaatttgttaTTTATAGTTGATATGATTAAAAAATCCTATCCCTGATAAGAATTTGGGTTCAGACCTGTGGAGATCCTTCAGGGTATGGTTGGAGAGGAACCTGCTCCCTTCTCTTGTCCCAGGTTGGAGTAAAAAAAACTGGAATTTCTGGTTGTAAGGATAACAGTGGATCCAGGAATCCCCCAAAATGCTGTTCCCTCACTCTTCAGGAGGCTGAACTCCTACAGGAGGGTGGCCTCAGTAGTGTTCGTTTTGTCCTTCATTCTTCCATGAATTAATGTGGATTAATCCCAGGATCACTTGTGATGTTTGGATTATCTGAAAAACAGGGATTTCATTTCCAGCAGGACTTTGTGGAGATGGTTGTGAGTTGTGGTGAGAGGAGCCCATTCCAGAGCTGGAGATTCTCCTTTTTTCCAAAGTCAATGTTTTGGGTTCCCTTTTAGCCATGAAACTCCTTTAAATTGTCCCTGAAATGACCCCTCATAAAAAAAACACGGATTTCAAGGAAATGCTTTTGGGTTTTGCTCCCAGTTTTCCCACTGGGAGTGAAGGGAATTTGCTGCTGCAGACCCAGATCCAGATGCTGTATTGGGTCTCCAGGATGAGTCATGGATAGACCATTAACAGGTGCTCACAATGAAACCCCCAATGTGTtgaaaaagaggaatttttgggatATGTGATGTCCCAGGGTGCAGAAAACACAGGATTTCCAATCCACCAATGTCTCATTTAATCATTTACTGTGGTGCCTTGATCCTGGGCAGCTCCATGTTGTTTCATGAGTTAAAGGATAACAAAATCCTTAATAATTCACAGAGGGCTGCAGgaaactgctgctcctgccagaaATGTGCTCGTGGCACAGCTACAGCAGCAAAACCCGGCTCTGGACAATTTGGAAACGACTCTTTCCGTTGGAATTAGGGTTAAcacaaaaaatgtaatttccagagcagctgtggctgcccctggatccctggaagtgtccaagcccaggttggacagggcttggagtaaCCTGGAATAGTGAAAGACGTCCCTGCCATGACAGGATTGAAGCAGGATAATCTTAAGggtcccttcaacccaaaccattctggaattccatgattctgatgcaatttggatttttggggatagGGGCTGTTGACAACAAAGTCCTTTTCCCACTTTATCTTCTCCGGGATTTTATTTCTGGGACACAGATGAGCTCTAAGATTTAAAACAGAGGGAGAAATGGCCAAATGGGTGAATATAAGGTGCTGTGTGCTCTGAAAATtcctgggtttgggtttggaaaGTGCTGAGTGAGCtcctgggcaggaggcagccagaAGCTCCGGatgggaaggacatggagcttGGAATGGTCGGTTGATCCAGAGGTGACAGAGTCATCATGCACCACTGGCTCCTGATGGGAATTCTTGGGGAGTTGTTAATTAATGCTGGTCCAGGCCTGAGCCTGGGAACTTGCAGGAATTAATGATGACCAGGAGAAGGCCGCTGGGGGGAGGTGGGAAAGGATGGGCTTTGAATTCCTGCTGTAATTTTTGTTGGTCTGGTTTACGCTGGATTCATattccagaatcccagaatggtttaggtgggaagggaccctcaagatcatccagtgccacccctgccatggcagggacacctccactgtcccaggctgctccaagccccaatgtccaacctggccttgggcactgccagggatccaggggcagccacagctgctctggcaattccatcccagcccctccccaccctcccagccaggaattcccaattcccaatctcccatccatccctgccctctggcactgggagccattccctgtgtcctgtccctccatgccttgtccccagtccctctccagctctcctggagccccttcaggccctgccaggggctttgagctctccctggagccttctccagtaCTGGAAGTCTGCATCTAGGTGGATTCACATAAACAAATGCACTTTGAGCTTAAAACCCAGGATCCTTTGTAGCCTGGGACCAcagaaacagcattaaaaagcagatttttgccCTCAATTAACTTTGTAAGCGGaactctattttttaaaaataagaattaaattataaaaGGACTTTGAGCTTGGTCATTAATAAGTCAGATAAAAAGCCTCAGCCCAAACCTCAGAGGAGGCTTAGTTTCAAGCTGGAGAAGTCTGAGGAATTGATTTTTtcaggacagagccaggcaaTAAAGACAGACCCAGGATATGCATTTCTCTTTTATCATCATGAAAAATTCACCAGgtgaaagaaaatgctgcagaactgagttcaaaccccccaaaatccaattCCTCCTACtcaatcttctttttcttccacaggGCAAACCTGAAACGGTGCCGAGAGCCGGTTTTATCAAAGGCCCCGTGTTCAAAGGCGTCGCCTCGAGCCGCTTTTTGCCCAAAGGCACCAAAACCAAGGTTAACCTTGAGGAGCAGGGAAGACAAAAAGTGTCTTTCAGCTTTAGTTTAACCAAGAAAACTTTACCCAATAgattcctggctgctctgggaaacgagaaacaaaatgaaactcCCACCCCTCCGGCGGTTCCCCTTCCGACTGattttaaccccaaaaataaactGGACCTGGGGGACACCGCCAGTTCAGCCGAGGAATCTTCACCTCCAAAACCGAAAGTAGAATTGGGGAAgattcattttaaaaaacatttactGAACGTCACGGCAAAGCCACCCCTGGCTCCGGCGGCACCAGTACCGGAACCGGTGGCACCAGTACCGGAACCGGTGGCCTTGGCCGTGGATTTCCCCCCCacgccgccgcctcccccacccccgccgccaccgccggcGTCGCCGATGCCGGTTCCTGGAGccacggccccgccgctgctgccggTGACGCCGATGCCGGCGCTGCTGCTGTCGCCGCCCGGCGAAGCCGAGGCCCCCGTGCCGAGGGAGCCGAGCCACGCGCTGCCCAGGGAAGCCTTGGAGCCGGACGGCGCCAAGCAGGATCCGGCATCGCGCGGCTCGGAGGAGCGCGGCACTCAGCCCGAGCAGACGGAGATTACCCCGCCGAAGGAGGATTCCCATATTGGGAAGGAGGATGAGGTTTCTGACAGCTCCAAGGGTGCTCCTGTGTGCTCCCGGAGGCAGGGGGCCAAGAGGAAGTTCTCCCAGTCGGATGGCGCGCCGCAGGGCTCCGAGTCCGACGAGGATTCCGTGAGGACCTCCTCCAGCCAGCGGTCGCACGATCAGAAGATCTCCAGCAcggaaaaggagagagattcCAGACGGAGCTCCACGTCCCTCCGTGGTGATGACCTGGGCAAGTCCTCGTCGCGCTCCAGGTCGGACAGGGATGAGAAGTACTCGAGCTATTCCAAATCGGAGAGAGACTCACGGTACTCGTCCTCCCGCTCCCGCTCGGACAGAGAGAGGAGGCGAAGCCGGTCTCATTCCCGTTCCCGCTCCGATCGCAGCTCCCGAACCAGCTCCTCCTACTCGAGGTCGGAGCGCTCACATTACTACGACTCCGACCGCCGGTACCACCGGAGCTCCCCGTACCGGGAACGGTCGCGCTACTCCCGGTCGTACGCGGACAGCCGGGCGCGGGAGAGCTCGGACTCGGAGGATGAGTACAGGAGGACACATTCCAGGTCCAGCGACTCCAGGCGTACGTCctcccattcctcctcctcctacAGAGACTCGAGATCCTCTTACTCCAAGTCGGACAGGGACAGCAAAGTGGAGTCGTCTCACGCCGACGTGGACAGGCGAGGGAGGTCGTCTTCGAAAGCGGATCGAGATTCCAGAAGGACTTCTGAAAGTGAAGTATCCAAAAGGTGCTCTCCCCTCGATGAACTGGGCTATCGGAAGGGGACATCCCATTCCAAGCCCGACAGTAATGTGAATTCCTCCCGCTATAAATCCACCCCTTCCAAGGCCCCCGCACCAAAGCCTGATAAATTTAAGAGTTCTTTCTGTTGTACAGAATCGATTGAAGAAATCAAGTCCAAGTCTAATTCTCTAGATTTAGAGACCTCTTGTGTAAAGAACAATGAGATCAGGGTGTCCAGTGTGAAAAAGttggaaagggaaaagacacTTTCTCCGTTAAATCAGTTCAGCAATTCTCCCGCTTTGCCGAAGGCCGACGAATCCAAGGTGGATTTGGCAAACTCAAAATCCGAGGAACTTGCAGCAACTGAAGTCCGTGACAGTGTTAAGGAGCAAGAAACATGTTTAAAGGCAAAGCACGATCCCTTTAAAGCGTGTTTCCCCACGGAATCGAGCATGAACGGCTCCCCAGAGGGTCAGGATGAGGGCCTGGCAACCTCCAGTGCCTGCAAAGCAGAGGATGTCACTGCATCCTCTCAGCACGGCCCGGGCCCATCAGAAGCATCACCTGCCGTCAAGACCAGCCCATCATATCCATTGCCATCCAATGGGTTTGAGAGTACGGATGTGTCCCAAGAGCAAGAGCTGGATGATTCCCGGGTGCAGTCCAGCGAGTGCAACAGCCTGTTCCAGGAAGCGGAGGCTCCAGAGCcgcagcagctggaggaagccgcccctctccctgccttgaATGTAGACCCCAGTAACACTGTCCTTAAGAAGCTGGATGAGGAGGTGACTCCGTGTGACAAAACCAAAGAACCTGTTTTTTGCTACATTTCTGATGATGCCACCCCTGGTTTGTACCACTCGGAAGTGGAAATCGAAGCGGAACCTGCGGATCTGAAAGTGACATCCGAGACTTTCCTGGACGTGCAGGTGGAGCCGCAGACGGTGACGTGCGATTACGAGAGCACGGAGGATTCCCATTCCAAGTCTGCTGGGGAGGATGAACACAGCCATCCTTCCCATAAAATCAGCCTGGCAGTGGAAAGCTCGAGCAGGGATTCCTCCCAGGATGGCTGTTCCCAGAGGCTCCAGTCGGATCATCCCATGCTGGAGGAAAGCGTCTCTTCCAAATGGGACGTGCCCCCGCCGGgtgtgtgccaggagctgctccagcattcGGAAGCTGAAGAGATGCTGGAGTCAGATGCTCAGCACATTGATTTTGGCTCAGCAAAAGGCAAGTCATCGTTCCAGAATGAACATTCCTACTATTCGGAAGTGCCGCTGGAGCACCGCggcagggaggtggtggaagaAAGTGCTGTTTCCACcgagggagctgagctggatgAGCTGAGGGTTCAGTGTCCCGGTGTATCGGCCGAGAGGGATGAGGGAAGCGAGCCCTTGGTGGCCTCGGTTTTTCCAGATGCTTTGTATCCCTCCTCTGATGTCATTGTCACTGCAGAGGACACGGAGATGGTGACCCAAACCCCAACGTGTGACAGCAGTGGCAACGCCTCAGAATTCATTCCCGCCGGCCACGACGATTATTCCGACAtgggggacagtgacagtgagcGGGGCAGCGAGGACAGCGACACGGAGGACTCGGATTCCGATGATGGGACGCCACGGAAGAAGCTCCAGTCGGTCGTGGTGGTTCCCAAGAACTCCACCATAGCCATGGAGGAGAGCAGCCCGGGCTCCTCCCGGAGCAACCGGCGCTTCTCCGACCACTGGGATGATGAGCGGCCCGAGCCCAGCAGGCCCTACTATGAGGAGAGGTCAGAAAATATGGGGGGTAAAGGTGGTCCCCAGGTGGAGAGCCGGTGTTCTCccagagggatggagaagaGTCCAGCAACCTCCACGGAGCTGAGCAGGAAGGAGCCGGAGGAGCTGCGGGTGGATCCGTGCCAGGCCCAGAGCGACGGCGTGGACAGCACGAGCCAGGCGGACCTGACGGCCGATTGCCACGGCAAAGCCGGCACGGAGGAGAGGATGGTGCTGCCGGACGTGGTGGCCATGGGGAGGCCCATGGGCcggccagaggagcagcccttCTGTGTCCCAGAGAGCTTGGAAAGCACCGACACATCCCGGCACCAGATGAGCTCTTCCAAGCCGGACAGTCGGCAAGGACCGGGCGGGCTGAACCAGTCTGGCCATGGAGACTACTCCAGGCTGGACGGTTTCCGTGCCCCGGAGGAGATGcgtgctgcaggctgggactTCTCCCAGCCGGAGAAGCCCAGCAGCACCTACCAGCAGCCAGACAGCAGCTTTGGGATGTACTCAGGCTATGTTTACCAGCCAGGACCAGGAGCctatcccagctcccagagctaCTGGCAAGGCAACGGTTACTGGGATGCgagggcagccagcagagcctccGTGGTTAACTACGAACGCGGCCAAGGGCAGGTGCCGGATTCCCTCACGGAAGACCACGAGGAGTATGAAGAGGATGAGCGTTGGGATGAGGAGTGCAAGCCCCgctttcccagcccctctggaaaATCCCTGATGCCCGGGCAGAAGGAGAAGGGCTCAGTGCAGGCACACGAGATCAGCAGCAATTCCACCAAGGAGCCGGTGCCGGGCGGGGAGAAGAAGGACGAGGTGAAAACTTTGGAGAAAAACGACGTCAAGGAACGAGGCCCACCAAAAAAGAGGCGGCCGGAGTTGGAGAGCGACTCGGAGAGCGATGGGGACTCtggggagaagaggaaggggaagctGGAGGGAGAGCAGGTGGAGCCAGCGCCGCAGGATTCCTCCATGGTGGGCAggttatgcatcatggatgactTCAGGGACCCCCAGCGCTGGAAGGAGTTTGCCAAGCAGGGGAAGATGCCCTGTTACTTCGACCTCATCGAGGAGAACGTCTACTTGACAGAGAGGTAACTGCTGCTTTATCCGTGTTTTAATTCCCTGGAGAGAGTTTGGGATTTAGCTTCCATTTGGTTCCAGGATGGTTGGGTTTTTATGGCCAGATTGGAGGGAGGGGCGGGGATGTTGCATTCCCCACGTTTGGCAAAGCCACCCCAGGCTCTTTTCTCCTAAAGAGAATCGCCTAGTTTGCCCCAGACACTCCCAAGTGCTGAGAAGAGTTAGAAAATGGGAGGATCAGAGGGAAAGATTGATTTATTTGTACCCTTTTTTATGGCTTTACCAGATCCTGCCTGTTtaatgtccccaaatgccagCTCACTCCCTTTCTGTTGGCACTGGGAATTCTGTCTGGgtgtggaaaagcctttggacAAACAAGGCACTTTTCCAAAGGCTTTGGTTACTTCCATGTCTTCATTTGTCATCTCAGaggagcttttaaaaatttaatggccataatttaattttttttttcttatagttTTGTTGCCTTGTTGGGATCCACACTCCAGAGCATTCCCCAAATTCTTTATGGAAGCTAAAATGTGGAGTAATGGATGCCCTGCTTTTTGTCTACTtctgattttctcctctttttcacCCTCTCACTTGACAGCAAAGCAGAAGCTGAAGTAACCAAACCCTCCAATTTGCCTTATTAAAATATGGGTGTCCAAATAAACATagacagggaggaggaaggaaaaacagctAATATCTTGGGAATTCTCTTTAAGGAATCACCTTTTGTCATCACAAAATCATCACCAAGCCAAGTGTCCTTGGGTATTCCTGT harbors:
- the SETD2 gene encoding histone-lysine N-methyltransferase SETD2, which codes for MAAAGAGAGRAGRERGEGGERAAGAAAAAAPGVAGRFGGCVPPAPGKPETVPRAGFIKGPVFKGVASSRFLPKGTKTKVNLEEQGRQKVSFSFSLTKKTLPNRFLAALGNEKQNETPTPPAVPLPTDFNPKNKLDLGDTASSAEESSPPKPKVELGKIHFKKHLLNVTAKPPLAPAAPVPEPVAPVPEPVALAVDFPPTPPPPPPPPPPPASPMPVPGATAPPLLPVTPMPALLLSPPGEAEAPVPREPSHALPREALEPDGAKQDPASRGSEERGTQPEQTEITPPKEDSHIGKEDEVSDSSKGAPVCSRRQGAKRKFSQSDGAPQGSESDEDSVRTSSSQRSHDQKISSTEKERDSRRSSTSLRGDDLGKSSSRSRSDRDEKYSSYSKSERDSRYSSSRSRSDRERRRSRSHSRSRSDRSSRTSSSYSRSERSHYYDSDRRYHRSSPYRERSRYSRSYADSRARESSDSEDEYRRTHSRSSDSRRTSSHSSSSYRDSRSSYSKSDRDSKVESSHADVDRRGRSSSKADRDSRRTSESEVSKRCSPLDELGYRKGTSHSKPDSNVNSSRYKSTPSKAPAPKPDKFKSSFCCTESIEEIKSKSNSLDLETSCVKNNEIRVSSVKKLEREKTLSPLNQFSNSPALPKADESKVDLANSKSEELAATEVRDSVKEQETCLKAKHDPFKACFPTESSMNGSPEGQDEGLATSSACKAEDVTASSQHGPGPSEASPAVKTSPSYPLPSNGFESTDVSQEQELDDSRVQSSECNSLFQEAEAPEPQQLEEAAPLPALNVDPSNTVLKKLDEEVTPCDKTKEPVFCYISDDATPGLYHSEVEIEAEPADLKVTSETFLDVQVEPQTVTCDYESTEDSHSKSAGEDEHSHPSHKISLAVESSSRDSSQDGCSQRLQSDHPMLEESVSSKWDVPPPGVCQELLQHSEAEEMLESDAQHIDFGSAKGKSSFQNEHSYYSEVPLEHRGREVVEESAVSTEGAELDELRVQCPGVSAERDEGSEPLVASVFPDALYPSSDVIVTAEDTEMVTQTPTCDSSGNASEFIPAGHDDYSDMGDSDSERGSEDSDTEDSDSDDGTPRKKLQSVVVVPKNSTIAMEESSPGSSRSNRRFSDHWDDERPEPSRPYYEERSENMGGKGGPQVESRCSPRGMEKSPATSTELSRKEPEELRVDPCQAQSDGVDSTSQADLTADCHGKAGTEERMVLPDVVAMGRPMGRPEEQPFCVPESLESTDTSRHQMSSSKPDSRQGPGGLNQSGHGDYSRLDGFRAPEEMRAAGWDFSQPEKPSSTYQQPDSSFGMYSGYVYQPGPGAYPSSQSYWQGNGYWDARAASRASVVNYERGQGQVPDSLTEDHEEYEEDERWDEECKPRFPSPSGKSLMPGQKEKGSVQAHEISSNSTKEPVPGGEKKDEVKTLEKNDVKERGPPKKRRPELESDSESDGDSGEKRKGKLEGEQVEPAPQDSSMVGRLCIMDDFRDPQRWKEFAKQGKMPCYFDLIEENVYLTERKKNKSHRDIKRMLCECPPLSKEERAQGEVACGEDCLNRLLMIECSSRCPNGDYCSNRRFQKKQHADVEVILTEKKGWGLRAAKDLPSNTFVLEYCGEVLDHKEFKARVKEYARNKNIHYYFMALKNDEIIDATQKGNCSRFMNHSCEPNCETQKWTVNGQLRVGFFTTKLVPSGSELTFDYQFQRYGKEAQKCFCGSSNCRGYLGGENRVSIRAAGGKMKKERSRKKDSVDGELEALLENGEGLSDKNQVLSLSRLMVRIETLEQKLTCLKLIQNTHSQSCLKSFLECHGLSLLWIWMTELGDGRGSTANNLKLQLEIMKTLELLPIPTKNMLEESKVLPIIQRWAQTKTAVPQLSEGDGYSSENTSRAHTPLNTPELSAKQGVEGDTDTPKKLVFRRLKIISENSMDSAISDTTSELEGKEGKEDLDQLEAAPMEVTEEQQQQQQQQEIKSAVETPVESSKSQPAELEAEPEAEVKESNGAKLEEPMAMETPSQDEEEGVSDVESERSQEQTDKIVDVSDLATRLLDSWKELKEVYRIPKKSQAEKESSADRGRDPAGLRDQTPTPKNPVLSRERDPERQSQSKERKRRRDSLSPPSSAYERGTKRPEDRYDTPASSKKKVRPKDRNKLSTEERRKLFEQEVAQREAQKQQQQLQNLGMTSPLPYDSMGYGTPHHSFMGYPPGYPMQAYVDPSNPNAGKVLLPTPSMDSMCSPAGYPEHSQTLVGHAVEPALSTAQPVPVVQHVATTMEVTTPQYVGAQGDAAVVHQEANVAVLPVAAAGAVQSQSYGSVWDSSQQPPVAVQQPYSPAQSQPAIYYQGQTCQTVYGVTSPYSQTTPPIVQSYAQPGLQYIQGQQIYTAHPQGVIVQPPTAVTTIVAAGQPQPIQQPELVVTNNLLDLPPPSPPKPKTIVLPPNWKTARDPEGKIYYYHVVTRQTQWDPPTWDSPGDDASLEHEAEMDLGTPTYDENPMKSSKKPKTAEADTSSELAKKSKEVFRKEMSQFIVQCLNPYRKPDCKVGRITTTEDFKHLARKLTHGVMNKELKYCKNPEDLECNENVKHKTKEYIKKYMQKFGILYKPKEDTELE